From the genome of Lonchura striata isolate bLonStr1 chromosome 18, bLonStr1.mat, whole genome shotgun sequence:
TATAGTCGCTTATTTATATGgctggggggttttgtttggtttttggctTCTTTTTCTGTCTGGTTCTGCTGAGAAGATAAGAAAAAGGGTGTGCTGTCTGTATGTTCAGGTCTAATAATATTTAATGCAGAGTATACGGTATGCTTCTAAACTTAGAGGGAGGAAGCACAAAATGACATTTAAAGTTGGGATGACATTTATTTGGAATATCCACTGACTTGGGGTAGGTGGAGGGAGAGAGATGGCTTTGAAAGGCAGAATGCTTACAGGGATAACCCTTTTTCAGTTTTACAGAACATGGCAGGGTTTAAAAAATGTGCCTGCCGTAGCACATGGACAGACTGCATGATCTCTTTTGAAATCTGCACAGGATCTTTTTACCCGCTGGGTTTAATTTCAGAATCCAGTAGAgtcattaaagaaaataaaattatgtttgttCTTTCATCTGGAGTACAGAGCAGTATCAATTTTTCATTCCCTCCTCCTTTGCATTCccactttcaaaaaaaaaagatgtataGATGGAGGAATTCACCCTATAGCTCCCCTAAAATTTCTggtctccagcagctgctttgaATTGATTTTGTATACATGGTTGCCTAATGTGTGCAGCATGTAACAATGCTCCTGTGCTCTGGAACAGGAGATTGACAAACTCAAATGTATGTGTACGGAGCTGGCAGTATCTAGAAAGGTCTGGCAGCATCTTCCCAAACGTCTGAGTTTTCTGATCACTCTTTTGTGAAGTAATGGGGCATTCCAAcactgctgtgtcccagcactTCCTGCTCACCTTCATcaagcagaatatttttcatttaaagacAGGAAGACACAGACAAGGGGCTGGAGGACGCAGAGACATTTCCAACACTAATGTCTCATTATACTTTACCATTCTCTTGTCTGTGCATTCCCTGATACAAGTATTTCAGACTGAGCAGGTCTTTCCTCCCACTGTGTTTTAATCGCTTccatataataataatttaaatatgaaaaaagacCTCTGCACATCTAAGAGTGATCTAGATGTAACACTTCCTCCCCGTATTTCCTACTGTGTAACTGCACTGCACAGCAAAGTTTCTGGCAGTTTGTGGGTTTGAGCCAGATGGATTCTTTGTCAAATCCTCTACATTTCTATCCAGCTCCTGCTCCGGCATGGGAAGTGCAGCCTGGTCATGTTCTGTATGATGAGGAGATTCTATTTGGTGGCATTGGGATGGGTGTGGGCTGTGAGAGAATGTGGGGCTCAAAAGCCAGCAGCCACTCTGGCCCCAAGCTCAGCCTCAGGGGCTCCCTTGTCCTGCAGCCTGACACTGAAATTAGAGGTGCTGCCACCAGCTACAATTCAGCTTTAGTGCATCAGGCGAGGGAAAGACTGGGCTAGAAACACACCAGCCACTTTTGGATAGAATCAGCTTTTATAGGTGACCTTTGTGCTGATTTGAGAAATGTGACGTGCCTGCCTTCACTGCTGCCTCGGTCCCTCCTGTGCATCTCACATGCAACGTACACAGAGCATCTCTTTTTTGTGATCTGGACATAATAAATAGCATTCCAACTATGGCATTTCAATTTCTCACTCCTCATGCTTCCTTCAGAGAACGTGTGATTGCCATCAAACTCCTCAAATTCAAATTCCAGATGGAGAATGCGCAAGGGCAGCTTAGAGCAGTGATTAAACCCATATCAGGAATTCCTGCTACCTGAGAGGGTAAAAGGGACACCAGGTCAGGCCAGGACATCCTGTCTCTGCTAGTGCCCTCTGGCAGAGGGGTAGAACATAAAGCTGTGGGGGGTTGGTGCTTCCTCAATATATCATAGTAAATAATGGGGGAACAACATATTCCTGTGGGGAATACCATATACATATGGCAATCTTTCAGCTGCTAAATTTTGGTTCAGATCTGAGCTGTGTCAAGGATTCTTAAAGGTTAAAATTATACTATTATTAATCCATCAAAGTTACCTCAACACAGCAATATAAGTTAGAGTGAGTGAGAAGGGCTCACGTAGACAGATCTGGAATTTCAGCTTGTGTTCCAAATCATCTTAAACCCACTGgttgggcttgatgatcttCGAGGTCTTTGCCAGTGTTAACGATCCATGATTCTAGGATTCCAACAGGTCACCCCTGTGTCAGCTTTCCTGCAGGTCACTTTGGAGTCACTGacaaaactaaaactaaaattGCTCTCTTCTTCATGGGACAAACCCAGACATTACCAagtgaggcactggaaaagTGTAAATATTCTTCTGAGGTGCCAAAGAGCCCAGAAATGCCAGCAAAGGAATGAATGGCTGTGGGAGGATAAAGGGAGCTAACACATCTACTGCATCCCAGTTGTGCTGCTGAGCCACAACGGGAGCTCCTCACCAGGtctgtgctccagagcctgctctggccaggctccagcccctccGAGCCTCTCCTGTCCCGAGGAGCCCAAAATGAGCACAGCTCCAGTGTGCTCCAGAGGGAcagtccctgccctggtgctgctcccagccacgGTGCCCTCGGCCTCCttgggcacccccagcccaccaCAGCGAGGAGGAGAGCCTCACCTGTGGCAGAGGGGTTCATTTCTTCCTGCCTCCgaggcaggagtgggcagagaGCAGCACTGCTCCCCGTGGCACCGCCAGGCGGGACACGGGACCATGGCACAGTCGTGCCCagggtggcagcagggcagagcccgagagccctggcacagctggctctggctgctctgcagattGCTGCTGCTTCCATTTGCATTTGTGAGCAGCTGCAGACCCAGACCCGCACCAGAGGCTGCAACAACCTGCTTGGACCTTGAAAAGGAGCAGTGGAGAAGCTCTGGATGGAGCTAAGGGAGGAAATGACGATGTGAGAACTGATTCATCCTTGCCATCATCTGCAGTTTTCACTGCGTTGCTGCCTTTACAAGCCTGGATTTGGCTGCAAGATATACAAGCAGTGTGTGCAGAAAGACTGGTGAATGAGGGTTATCAAATGGTGtttataagaaaagaaaatctgtgtgcgttttctttttctgctgagCCTGTTCTTGGTTTTAATGTCTGTAGAACTTTCTGCTGCGACCCATGCTGTAAAATTATAATATTCCTGTAGTACTAGAGTATAAGTGAAAAGGATATTCTTCTGCCTTTATGTAATTTTAGCATTATCGGTTTATTTCTGACCAggaacttaattttttttctgctttggctTTAGTTTTGTTCGTTGTTTTTGTTCCTAAGAGCAGAAAAATACTGTATCTTTAAATTAGGAGTAGCTGAATAATGAATCTTGGGCAGTGAAAAGGCTAAtgtgctgtggaagagaaggagTTTAATCTAATTTAGTTGGAGGGTGTCTGTCTGTGGTGTTGTTTTCTGGACTGTGGGAATAGAGGAGGGAAGCTGCCCCAGTGAATGGTTCCTCCTGAGCCAGAAGCAGTGGGGAGTCCCTTAGATGCCACTGATCCGAAGCCAGGCCATGAAAAGGGGAttaaagaaatgttctgatttGCAATTCACACTAATGCACCCCGTCGAACCTTTGGTAATATTTCAAACCACATTTCAAGGGAAGTGCCCTTAAAATAGCCAGCTAAATTGTATTAGAGCAATACTATACAACCCACTCATCCATTTATgatttgtttttggttttaattcttttaaCTCTTGGTGGTGGTGGCTTTCTAAGGCAATTAAAACTTTTGTGCATTGTGCAGATTTGCACTTGCatgggaatatttctctgtgtgCCTGTCCTATTAGGCAGACATGTTTACTTAAATTTTGGAGGAAAACTGCTACAAAGGTTCTGTAgctaggaaaaaataaacccatttggtttagaaaataaacatttctctgcatgccatttaattttattagtaTATAGTGGAAATTCAGTCAGAAATACAGGCTTACAACATTGCTAGAATAGCTATCAactttctttttgtgtgtgcgatccttttctttcacagttGTTATCTATTTGGCTaacatttttcaaatatatatgtTTTAATACCCGTGTTTTTAATCTAGAAATAGAATTCATTACAGGAATAAAATGTGAGTTAAAAAGTGAATAAATGTGTCAAAATATAGATGAGAATTGCATTATTGAGTGGGATTAACATTAAACTgatctctcttttttttgtgtaatAAATGGCTGGCCAGATATATTAAATCTGAAAATCAGTGATAGCTACAGACTTCTTAAATACAGGATTGTCAACATCAGTTCACATTCTGTCATGACACACCATTGTTCCTCATAAGTAATTTAGACTATTTTACTAAAAATCTTTAATGTACTAATTAACTCTTCAAGTCCCCAAGCTGCTCATTTCATTTCTCTTTACTGCTGAAGTGTCAGAACATTTTCTCTCAAATGGATTATTTGGGTCTTCTTTAATCCCATTTCAGAAAACCTTGCCTGACTCTGTAATTTCCAATGGCTCTAACATGGATTGAATGGATGCAACTTTGATTTTCACCATCAGCCATATCAAAGTGTTTTATTCCACTGCCACTGTTATAGATTATCCAGCATGAAACTTTGCCATTGCAGGGACAAGGGCTGGTGCTTTTTTCTCCTGCCTCGTCTATGGTTTGCTTTACCTACAAAATATTTAGCTATGGTTTGAATTATCGCATGCCTTATTAAATATTCAAGTTTTTAAATCTTTTCCGTATGGGACAGAAGAAGAGCTGGACTTTAAGATAGAGATTATTCCTCTGCACATTTTTGGGAAGTGGGGAGATGGATAGCTAGAGGGAGAAATGCATTCTTCCTGTGAGCTGGCACATTATTTGAAATCATGTTTAATTATAAAGTTTCATTAAAAATCTTTTGCTTAAAATTTTAGAAGCCTAATAAGATTTCCATTAATTTAAACATATCACTATTCCCACAACGGCccaaatgctttctttttcctctttcatccATGgttaaatatgtaaataaaatgtCTAAAGTCATTCTTCaaagaagacaaaagaaaaaagagctgAGGGAAAAGACAGCCATAAAATTCCTCCCAATTCTCCATAACATTTGCCAGAGGGGGGCCAACTCCTAGCCAGGGCCTAGCAGCAGGGGTGCCTGGCTGCTCCATAGAATCACACATCTCAAATCCCacacacaggagaaaaaaataaaataaaatatcttttcagCTGGAGCCTTCAAAAGGTTCTTTTCATTTATTAGTTACAGAGGTATCTTCCAGTTGCTGATTTCTCAGCGCTCTCATTTTTCTATAATAATGTTCTGTTTGTTACTCTCACTGACTCCGGCTCGTTGAATGGGTGATACGTGTAGATAGtccttaaaaatacagaaagtaaaagaaattatCTAAGGCAGGATGCGTTGGCTAAAGTAATGGCTAGAAAAACAAGGCTGATTTAAATTGGCACATGAAAGATCAATTAACAGAGACACAACTACAAAGGTTGGACGTTCCCCCCCTtcttttttctcactttcatttgtgtttcttttctgcCTCTTAGGAGAAAAAGGTTGCTATCagtgttacagaaaaaaaaaaggccatgttttatataatgtattttttctaaatttctttAATGTCAATGGTGATAGAATATGTTCTACAAAAATacttattgggaaaaaaaaaaaaaagaaaaacaagctcCCAAACAGTCCAGTTGGATAAAACAAACATTGAATATGTGCCTGTTATGCATTAtttaaattctacttttttattattatttaaattctacttttttaaacagaatttacTTGTCCCTTGAAAAAGCTTTCCCCACACTTCCCTGCTACCCCCAGCTGAGCTCTCTAGAAGAGGAATCAGGATGAATGCAAACGCTAAGAAAACAGGCTTAGATTAATGAAGAATGGAAATGCCCCAGCACAccctctctctcacacacacacacagacacactaaaataaataaagctctTTTTCTGCTCATAACACTGCCTGCTTTTTTGATCCCTGAGGAATCTGAAAGTGTCCGAGGAAAGGTCGGTCCCTCGGAGCAGTGCTTTATAAATCGGAGCAGTGCTTTATAAATCTAATCTCCTCGATGCACTGAAAAGCCTCCAAAGGGACCTGGCTTTTCAAGGCACATTTTGATGGTGGCTTTTACTCCTTGGCAAGGGCTGGCCGCATCTCCAGGGCTTTCCGAGACAAGCGCAGCCCTGGTCCGCTGGCCCCGCTCGGATCCATCTCACCCTTATCAGCACGGAGGAAGCCAAGGGCTTCCTTCCAGAGCTGGGGGGTATTAACTCGGAGCGGCGGGATCTGGGAGTTTCCAGCAGGATCCGTGCTCTTTTCGATAAGAAACAGGCACTCATGGAGAGGAGCCCGGTTTGTGTGGGTGAGCGTGAATGAAATGAAAGAGAGATTTTCCTCCTTCATTAATATGTTCGCTAAAACTGAGCTCAAAGGGGGTGGGGGGCGGGGGAAGggggggctgagcagagctaaTCTTTGACTTCTGCTCACTGTGCTCCTTTCCGTCTGCAAAACTGCGAGCTCTAGTTTGGCTGGGGATTTAACTTCCTCCTTCTCTAGCTCGGAGAGACcaataagcaaaataaatatcaaaGCTTAACTTTAAAAGTAAACACAACTCAGTTTAGAACGATACCCGTCTCCAAAAATCTGTAAGTATTTTTTCTATAGTGGATGAAGTAACTTCCCCAAGGCAATGTCTCCTGTCCTCTTAGCATTTCttatttaagggaaaaaaaaaaaaaaaaaaaaaaaaaaggcaagctACTTTTCGAGTGATGCCATACTGTGATTAAAACCATAATCAGGTACTTTTCCAGcaatcctgcctgtcctgttcATTTAGGAATTCGAGACAAAGCACGACATTTGAAAAAAGCTGAGACTCCAGGCTGAAAGCAACCATATTTTATGACCCTGGCAGAGAAGAGTTTATAGCGCTCGCCATAAAATGCATCCTCCTCCCCACATCCTCCCTGCTAAAGCTTTGCCCCCCCTCCAATAAAGGCAGTCAAGGAGGCACCACCTTCAACCCTCTTATTAGGAGCCACGAAGTCTGAAGGCTTCGCTCTCCCTGGCTTCCTACCTGAGCGAGGGAGGGCAGGCTGACGCCTTCTACAGAAAAGATCTTGTTAAACTTTCAACAGAGGGCAACGCGagggaaagcagaaaggaaggaaagagagaagagagagaaacaaaTGGGGCTTTTTCTAATCTGTGCCGATCAAGGAGAACCTGTAGGGGTCCTTAAGGAGGTTTCAAGGCGTTCCGAGTGATTGGAAAGTAATCACCGTGTCAGCTTCACCTTTCTCATGCAAAGTGGATGTCGTATGCGAGGCGGATCCTGCACaggttttttctcttcttcttgggtttagctttttttttttttttactttattttatccTCGATTCAGCCGCCCCCAAGGCCCCAGCTGCTGCGGCCCCAGgagccggcggggcgggggcagcgGAGCCGGCACAGGCACCACGCACACTCAGCCCCGCTCGGCACAGCGCGGCGGAGCCGACCTATTGCAAACCCGGACCAGAGGGCGGCGAGCGGGGGGGATTCTTCAGGCCCCCCTCTTCAATGGCTTAGAgctttcctccccctcctcctcctttatTCCGCGCTCGGATAAACCAATCTCCACCTCTCGCTCGGCAAGGAGCGAGGAGCTGCGAGCCGCTGGAGCAGCGGAGGATCCCCGGAGGCGGCCGCGGCACCGGGAGCCGCCCGGGACGGGAGCGAGGggagcggcggccgggccgTGCCCGCTGCGGACTGCGCGGAcaccgccgggccgggcggcggagccgggggcggcCGGGCGGACCGCCAAAGTGGAAGCCCGGGGAGCAGAAAGTTGCCGGGCTGCCCGCAGCGAGTTCGGCGCTGGCGTGCGGCGGGGGCGCTTTCCCCTCCGCCGGCCGCCGCCCGGGCgctccccgcggggccgggccgatgctgccccgctccgccggcgccgcggccccgccgcgctcggggccggcgctgccggggccggggccggggccgggccggccgccgCTCTGAGCGCCGCGggccccgcgccgcgctccggccgcgccATGGGCCCGgcggccggcggcgccgcgctgctgctctgctggctcagCGGCTGCTGCGCGGCCATCGGCTCCATGGACATCGAGCGGCCCGGCGACGGCCGCTGCCAGCCCATCGAGATCCCCATGTGCAAGGACATCGGCTACAACATGACGAGGATGCCGAACCTGATGGGGCACGAGAACCAAAGGGAAGCCGCCATTCAGCTGCACGAGTTTGCCCCCTTGGTGGAGTACGGGTGCCACAGCCATCTGAAATTTTTCCTGTGCTCCCTCTATGCCCCGATGTGCACGGAGCAGGTTTCTACCCCGATCCCAGCCTGCAGGGTGATGTGCGAGCAGGCGAGGCTGAAGTGCTCCCCGATCATGGAGCAGTTCAATTTCAAGTGGCCGGACTCCTTGGACTGCAGCAAGCTGCCCAAAAAGAACGACCCCAATTACCTGTGCATGGAAGCCCCCAACAACGGGTCGGACGAGCCACCCAGGGGCTCCAGCATGCTGCCGCCCATGTTTCGTCCCCAGCGGCCCAGCGGCGGCCACgatctgcagcagcacaaggacagCCTGAGCAGAGCGTCCTGCGAAAATCCTGGCAAGTTCCACCATGTGGAAAAGAGCGCTTCCTGCGCGCCGCTCTGCACGCCAGGGGTTGATGTTTACTGGAGCAGGGATGACAAACGGTTTGCTGTCATTTGGATTGCCATCTGGTCCATCCTGTGCTTCTTCTCCAGCGCTTTCACTGTGCTCACTTTTCTCATAGATCCTCAGCGTTTCAAGTACCCCGAGAGACCCATCATCTTCCTGTCCATGTGCTACTGCGTCTACTCGGTGGGGTACATCATCCGCCTCTTCTCGGGCGCCGAGAGCATCGCGTGTGACAGGGACAGCGGCCAGCTCTATGTcatccaggaggggctggagagcacCGGCTGCACCATCGTGTTCCTGGTTCTCTATTACTTTGGCATGGCCAGCTCCCTGTGGTGGGTGATCCTGACCTTGACCTGGTTCCTGGCGGCTGGGAAGAAGTGGGGGCACGAGGCGATCGAGGCCAACAGCAGCTACTTCCACCTGGCGGCGTGGGCCATCCCGGCCGTGAAGACCATCATGATCCTGGTGATGAGGAGGGTGGCTGGAGACGAGCTGACAGGGCTCTGCTATGTCGGCAGCATGGATGTGAACGCCTTGACGGGGTTTGTGCTCATTCCTTTGGCTTGTTACCTAATCATTGGCacttcttttattctttctggGTTTGTGGCCCTTTTTCATATCAGGAGGGTGATGAAAACAGGTGGAGAGAACACCGACAAGTTGGAGAAACTTATGGTCAGGATTGGTGTCTTCTCAGTCTTGTACACTGTGCCTGCAACTTGCGTGATAGCTTGCTATTTTTATGAGAGACTGAACATGGATTATTGGAAAATAGTGGCAACTCAACAGAAATGCAAGATGAACAATCAGACTAAAAATTTAGACTGCATGATGAGTAACTCTATCCCAGCAGTAGAAATTTTTATGGTCAAAATTTTTATGTTATTAGTTGTGGGCATTACTAGTGGCATGTGGATCTGGACTTCCAAGACTCTTCAATCCTGGCAAAATGTTTGTAGTCGGAGATTAAAGAAGAGAAGTAGGAGAAAACCTGCAAGTGTTATTACGAGTAGTGGAATCTACAAAAAACCTCAGCATCCACAGAAAACTCACCTTGCAAAATATGAATCAACATTACAACCGCCCACTTGTGTGTGACCAGGTTTTAGAAAAGACTGTGTCTCACATCACAGACTTACAAATGTCCACAGTAGCagtcagaaattaaaaaatgaatggtgctttttttttgtcagaacaTTTTCATATCTCAAGGCACAAAAATGTATCATGCTGAATTCAGGACCTGGTGAAAAACTGAAGGTAAACGTACTCATGGAAAGGTTTTATGTGAAAGAGATATTATGAATTAAAACAGTCTGCTCTGTTGCTAATTTGTAGTTAAGAATCAAATCCATCcctcagattaaaaaaaaaagaaaaaaaaacaacgtaaaaaccaaacacaacaaCCAACACTTATTTAACTTCTTCATGTAGCTGGGCTGGATTTTCTTCAGCTCTCTGAGTAACAAGGTATAGCCAAGGTTTGTGGAGCAGTGGTTTGATTTTAGAAGTGCCCAAGTGAGCATTGTCtctccagggacacagaggAGGCCAGTCCTGAGCGAGGATGCTCTCTGGGAAAACAACCTCCGTGCTAACTTCAAACCCTCCACAACTCCTCTCAGCCCGCTGGGCTTGGAGTGCCTAAAAATAGGCTCAGTCTATAATGCTCACCAATATTCTTTCACCAAAAGAGAAACTTCCTGCACCAGACACAAACTTTGTGAATAAGAATAATGtgcaatacatttttttttcttaccatgACATGAAAAGAGAAACAAGTATTTTGCTGTACATAAAGACAACAAAAGAAATCTCTTAACAAAAGAACTAAGAGGTCTAGTCCTCAGAAACCCTTTAGTGTTAcattttgtggctttttaatGGAAATCAAGCCAATGTTATACACGTTTGGACTGAtttgtgcaaaaaaaaagggggggatcAATTCAAAGGGACCCAAAGGGCTTATTGACTCTTTCTATTGTTAAACAAATTCTCACTATGAATAGATCAAGAAGCACTAGATTCTGCAAAGGGAAGCTTTGTATAGAGTGATGCTCTTTACTGTGCTGGGGGTGCACGGTTCTGTGCTGTATATATTTGTAAtatacaattatttttcatgctccactattttattaaaaataaaatatgttctttAGTTTGATAATTTTGTGTGTTCTAAACTTTCTCTGATGTGCTTTGCCGTTAATAAACTTGTTTCCTGGATCGTTTTGATAAAAGCACACTTTGAATATATCAAGTCTAAATAGAGGGGACAGTAATTTACTCGAAAGAAATTGCAAGGTGAAATGGAATAAATGGATTTTGAAGGTGCATATTCCGGTGAGCCTGTGCAGCCGAGGAAGCGGGATGGCTTTAGTGATGCGAGAAGCTGCGGCGGTGTCAGCAGTGTTTACAGAGCGCTGGGATTCCAGCAGGATCCTCGGTGAAGAGCCTTTAAAATGTGCCTGGGCTGTTCAAGATCGCTGCCTCGCCTCGCCCAGCGGGAGCGCCAGCCCGTCTCTACCCTCGGGGAGTTCCCCGTACAACCCCACGGAAGTGTCCCGCTGGTGGCCACACTtaggggacaccgggacacacAAATGCAGGGTTTGAATGCCGCCTCAGCAAGTTACCCCATGAAGCTGGAATTGTAAATACATTGTCGAGAAGTTTTTAGTGGAGCGTGCTTTTGTGTGAAGCTCAAGTTTCCCCTGCAGTTTTGCAGGGGGCCAGGCTGGCTGATGAGCTGGGGAGGCAGGATGGAACCTCCCTGTCTCACCCACTGCTCTGGGAAAGCCCTGGTCAGGATCCCATCCCAGAAAGGACAGCACCTAACGGGAGAGTGGCCATCCTTGTGACACTCATGCTGTGCCTGGGAATTTTCCAACAGAAGGTTCTTTAgcagtggtttggtttttcaaCTTATCAATGCAGTGTGGCACTTAAATTCTTGCCTTTTTGTACTCTTTTGAAGTGTTCCCAGCAGTGACGAGGAACTTGAGTGGCAGAAATGATCTTGCAGGTATTATCAATAGTCTTCATGTCTAAAGTGCACATAGATAAAGCAGTTTTGTTACAAAATTCAGCTttggaggaagagaaaagatctgttttccctttttgtgtCACTGTGCCACTCTTTGACACAGGGCTTTGAGATGCCCTGGAAGTTAATCCTGTCAGAGGACACCGTGCTGCAGCCAAAGCAGGACATTGCACTAAAGAATCCACTTGTGAAACTTCTGAATAAATGCCTGTGCAGCTGTAGGTGCTCTGGCTAAACCACTGGTGCTGAGAAATAGAGTTTTAAAATGACCTGTGTATTGCGGATTGCTGCAGCAAGGCTCCAGGTGTGTGTTTTGCTTGTGTGTGCCACCTCACGGGATTCACACCTGCCAGAGGGTCAGAGCTGGCTCCAcagggcagctgtgcccagggactGTCCCAGGCTTGGCCCCAGCCTGCACCAGTCTGCAAGAAACCTCTCATGGTTCGTGGGCCGTTATTTGCTTTCATTGTTCCTGATGAACTCTTCCAGCCTGCTATCGGGGttctggaagaaataaaagtgaagAGAGATGTCCAGCAGtggctgagctcctgctgccactctgAGTTTGTTCAGTTCTCAGCTTAGGCCCTTCACTGTCACCAGAGCAGAACTGCACCTTTTCCTAAGAAAATGGCAAATATCATGTTGCAAATAGATTCTTGCTGAACTGTAAACCAAGGATTCAGATTTCATCTCATGCTCGCAGTTATTCAGGTATTATCTGGGGGGGTGGTTCCTGGTAAGCAAATGAGATTCCTCAAGTACATAATGATGCTAATTCTTTTCATCAGGACTGTAAGTGCAGCAGAATGTAATGATGAGCTTTGAGGACATGTTAAGAATTAATGAATTCAGAGATTGTACTTCTTGCTTTGCCATAGATCCTAACAGTCTTAACAGTTTAATACTCGAGTTGCTACTTAAGGAATTGGATGCTTATTACTGTTAAAGGAAAGTGATATACTTATTTCTAAAACGATTTATTACAGTTATTAATAATTAACACAGATTTGTATTCTTGTCTTAGAAGGTTGCAAATTAGTTAAATGACAATAATACCAAAAGTCATTAAGGCAACATCTCAAAAACATTaaacttctttatttttcacagtaattttatattttagtgAAATCatgtttgaatttttatttgttgaatTTGAtaggatttttctttgctgCCAAGGCCCAATAGGTATTTGCTTATCTCAGACTTTTAGGAAAAGTGCCTGTATGTGGTTATTTTAACAATCCAGTCACTCCATGGGAAACTTATTGAGGAAGAAATGTCCAGTGGCATTTATCAGTTCAAAGTTATAAAATAGATTCTTTCTTCTGGTGTGTACATACACCAAATCAAGAACCAGGTGTTTGCCATAGGCTTGTGAGTAGGtaaaagaaaggcagaaagtTCCTTTTTCTGGCAAAGGTAGCTTAGTAGAACAGCGTGATTTACTGGGGAGAGATTAATGAGGTACGAGCATGAGATCagcaggggaaaatgggattcagggcaaaaccccacaaaattg
Proteins encoded in this window:
- the FZD10 gene encoding frizzled-10, whose amino-acid sequence is MGPAAGGAALLLCWLSGCCAAIGSMDIERPGDGRCQPIEIPMCKDIGYNMTRMPNLMGHENQREAAIQLHEFAPLVEYGCHSHLKFFLCSLYAPMCTEQVSTPIPACRVMCEQARLKCSPIMEQFNFKWPDSLDCSKLPKKNDPNYLCMEAPNNGSDEPPRGSSMLPPMFRPQRPSGGHDLQQHKDSLSRASCENPGKFHHVEKSASCAPLCTPGVDVYWSRDDKRFAVIWIAIWSILCFFSSAFTVLTFLIDPQRFKYPERPIIFLSMCYCVYSVGYIIRLFSGAESIACDRDSGQLYVIQEGLESTGCTIVFLVLYYFGMASSLWWVILTLTWFLAAGKKWGHEAIEANSSYFHLAAWAIPAVKTIMILVMRRVAGDELTGLCYVGSMDVNALTGFVLIPLACYLIIGTSFILSGFVALFHIRRVMKTGGENTDKLEKLMVRIGVFSVLYTVPATCVIACYFYERLNMDYWKIVATQQKCKMNNQTKNLDCMMSNSIPAVEIFMVKIFMLLVVGITSGMWIWTSKTLQSWQNVCSRRLKKRSRRKPASVITSSGIYKKPQHPQKTHLAKYESTLQPPTCV